In Aliidongia dinghuensis, one genomic interval encodes:
- a CDS encoding NAD(P)/FAD-dependent oxidoreductase encodes MPPQIAIAGAGIIGMSTARALQRAGAAVTVYDPAEPGSVCSFGNAGNIAIDHVRPLTRLDILASVPRMLADPLAPLCLKFAGVPRVWPWLWRAARASLPGQERLGTQALAALLGRARTAWDEEIRLSGLGDLFHTAGALVAYEQPEAFTASADDARILRDNGVRVELLSAERINALVPGLTRPAAGGRFYPDAAHTVDPYGVVNRLAERFIAEGGTIRRERVTGFNLSDGRVIGIHTDQRNTPVDAVVLATGIASRTLAEQLGARTPISGERGYHVMLENGPPLELPTTFAERGFIAVPMAMGLRLAGTVELGAGEAPDWRRAEALLRHMRTLFGRQDLTEVSRWTGDRPTLPDYLPMLGASPRARNAIFAFGHQHIGLTLAAITGRIARDLALERPVDIDLSACRTDRFGRLN; translated from the coding sequence ATGCCCCCACAGATCGCGATCGCCGGCGCCGGCATTATCGGCATGAGCACCGCCCGTGCGCTCCAGCGCGCGGGCGCCGCCGTCACCGTCTATGACCCGGCGGAGCCGGGCTCCGTCTGCTCGTTCGGCAATGCCGGCAACATCGCGATCGATCATGTCCGGCCGCTGACCCGGCTCGATATCCTGGCGAGCGTGCCGCGCATGCTGGCGGATCCGCTGGCGCCACTCTGTCTCAAGTTCGCGGGCGTGCCGCGCGTCTGGCCCTGGCTCTGGCGCGCGGCCAGGGCCTCGCTGCCGGGCCAGGAGCGGCTCGGCACGCAGGCGCTGGCCGCCCTCCTCGGCCGCGCCCGCACCGCCTGGGACGAGGAGATCCGGCTTTCCGGGCTGGGCGATCTGTTTCATACCGCCGGCGCGCTCGTCGCCTACGAACAACCCGAGGCGTTCACCGCCAGCGCCGACGATGCCCGGATCCTGCGCGACAACGGCGTCAGGGTCGAGCTGCTGTCGGCCGAGCGGATCAACGCACTGGTCCCGGGCCTCACCCGGCCGGCAGCGGGCGGCCGGTTCTATCCCGATGCCGCCCACACGGTCGATCCGTACGGCGTCGTGAACCGCCTGGCCGAGCGCTTCATCGCCGAGGGCGGCACGATCCGGCGCGAGCGGGTGACGGGTTTCAACCTCAGCGACGGCCGCGTCATCGGCATCCACACCGACCAGCGCAACACGCCGGTCGACGCGGTCGTGCTCGCGACCGGCATCGCGTCGCGCACCCTTGCCGAACAGCTGGGCGCACGCACGCCGATCAGCGGCGAGCGCGGCTATCACGTCATGCTCGAGAACGGCCCGCCGCTCGAGCTGCCGACGACCTTCGCCGAACGCGGCTTCATCGCGGTGCCCATGGCCATGGGCCTGCGCCTCGCCGGCACGGTCGAGCTCGGTGCCGGCGAGGCGCCGGACTGGCGCCGCGCCGAGGCGCTGCTGCGTCACATGCGCACACTCTTCGGCCGGCAGGACCTCACTGAGGTGAGCCGCTGGACCGGCGACCGGCCGACCCTGCCCGACTATCTGCCGATGCTGGGGGCCAGCCCGCGCGCCCGCAACGCGATCTTCGCCTTCGGCCACCAGCACATCGGCCTGACGCTCGCCGCGATCACCGGCCGGATCGCGCGCGATCTCGCACTGGAGCGCCCGGTCGACATCGATCTCTCGGCCTGCCGGACGGACCGGTTCGGGCGGCTGAACTAA
- a CDS encoding ABC transporter permease produces MVPGKRLGERLGRLAYGAAVWGGFGFLIVPILLVLWLSFFSNEILTLPPDGYSLRWYTGLLGKQDFVDGFLLSLEVALLATAAGLAVSLPASLVLVRARFAGREVLLNFLMAPLIVPAIVIGAALYIFFIQIEIVTDIPLAGSLPGLVGAHVLLTIPWCIRLLTANLVGLDPAIEEAAASLGAHGWTVIRKVTLPLVWPGLVAAALFAFVVSFGNLEISLFLVAPGETTLPIAILQYLEWKLDPTIAAVSTLQVLLIGAGLVATDRMVGLARVV; encoded by the coding sequence ATGGTCCCGGGCAAGCGCTTGGGCGAACGGCTCGGACGGCTGGCCTATGGTGCCGCCGTCTGGGGCGGGTTCGGCTTCCTCATCGTGCCGATCCTGCTTGTGCTGTGGCTCAGCTTCTTCTCGAACGAGATCCTGACGCTGCCGCCGGATGGCTATTCGCTGCGCTGGTACACAGGCCTGCTGGGCAAGCAGGATTTCGTCGACGGCTTCCTCCTCAGCCTGGAGGTGGCGCTGCTCGCGACCGCGGCCGGGCTCGCCGTCAGCCTGCCGGCGAGCCTCGTACTCGTGCGGGCGCGTTTCGCCGGACGCGAGGTGCTGCTCAACTTCCTGATGGCGCCGCTCATCGTGCCGGCGATCGTCATCGGTGCGGCGCTCTACATCTTCTTCATTCAGATCGAGATCGTGACGGACATCCCGCTCGCGGGCTCGCTGCCGGGCCTGGTCGGCGCGCATGTCCTCCTGACCATCCCCTGGTGCATCCGGCTCCTGACCGCGAACCTGGTCGGCCTCGATCCGGCGATCGAGGAGGCTGCCGCGAGCCTGGGCGCGCACGGCTGGACCGTCATCCGGAAGGTGACCCTGCCGCTCGTCTGGCCGGGTCTTGTCGCAGCGGCGCTCTTCGCGTTCGTCGTCAGCTTCGGCAACCTCGAAATCTCGCTGTTCCTGGTGGCGCCCGGCGAGACGACCCTGCCGATCGCGATCCTGCAGTATCTTGAATGGAAGCTCGACCCGACGATCGCCGCCGTCTCCACCCTGCAGGTCCTGCTGATCGGGGCGGGGCTGGTGGCGACCGATCGGATGGTCGGCCTGGCAAGGGTGGTCTAG
- a CDS encoding ABC transporter ATP-binding protein encodes MPALILDRLTKLYGTHAAVESLSLTVDDGEFLVLLGPSGCGKTTTLRMIAGFVEASDGRVSLGGRDITQEPPHRRNIGVVFQNYALFPHLSVFENVAFGLRRRKRPEAEIKERVTRALGLVRLESFAERMPKQMSGGQQQRVAIARALVIEPDILLLDEPLSALDAKLRHEVRQELKALQRLLGIATILVTHDQDEAMSLGDRLVVMNAGKVEQIGTPQALYRRPASRFVAGFIGRGNFLEGSGQGRQFTTNNGWTLEAERSFDGVQTLMLRPEALAMAAAAGPGRVPARVSLVTYLGPIAEVALDLPGGDRLLVEQASGGWLDRTAPGQDVWVEIPPDAIIGLDADGLARA; translated from the coding sequence ATGCCCGCACTGATTCTCGATCGTCTGACCAAGCTCTACGGCACCCACGCCGCGGTGGAATCGCTCTCGCTCACGGTCGATGACGGCGAGTTCCTGGTGCTGCTGGGGCCGTCCGGCTGCGGCAAGACCACGACGCTCCGCATGATTGCGGGCTTCGTCGAAGCGAGCGACGGCCGCGTCTCGCTTGGCGGCCGAGACATCACCCAGGAACCGCCGCATCGGCGCAACATCGGCGTCGTGTTCCAGAACTACGCGCTGTTCCCGCATCTCTCGGTGTTCGAGAACGTCGCCTTCGGGCTTCGGCGGCGCAAGCGCCCGGAAGCGGAGATCAAGGAGCGCGTGACGCGCGCTCTGGGCCTGGTTCGGCTCGAGAGCTTCGCCGAGCGGATGCCGAAGCAGATGTCGGGCGGCCAGCAGCAGCGCGTCGCGATCGCCCGCGCGCTGGTGATCGAGCCGGACATCCTTTTGCTGGACGAGCCGCTCTCGGCCCTCGACGCCAAGCTCAGGCACGAGGTGCGCCAGGAGCTGAAGGCGCTGCAGCGGCTGCTCGGCATCGCGACCATCCTCGTCACCCACGACCAGGACGAGGCGATGAGCCTCGGCGACCGGCTCGTGGTGATGAACGCCGGCAAGGTCGAGCAGATCGGCACGCCCCAGGCGCTCTATCGCCGGCCGGCGAGCCGCTTCGTCGCGGGCTTCATCGGCCGCGGCAATTTTCTCGAAGGTTCGGGCCAGGGACGGCAGTTCACGACGAACAACGGCTGGACGCTCGAGGCCGAACGCTCGTTCGACGGGGTCCAGACCCTGATGCTGCGGCCGGAGGCGCTCGCCATGGCGGCCGCAGCCGGGCCGGGACGCGTGCCGGCGCGCGTGTCGCTGGTGACCTATCTGGGGCCGATCGCGGAAGTGGCGTTGGACTTGCCGGGCGGCGATCGCCTGCTGGTCGAGCAAGCGAGCGGCGGCTGGCTCGATCGGACGGCGCCGGGCCAGGATGTCTGGGTCGAGATCCCGCCCGACGCGATCATCGGCCTTGATGCCGACGGTCTCGCCAGGGCCTGA
- a CDS encoding metal-dependent hydrolase family protein, translating into MSGILFTGGRFLDVRAGVVKDGIDLLVEGDRIKEVSDTPIKAATARRVDLGGKVLMPGLIDAHIHIFLSEVNIQHLAGVPLTLLAAKAGVMMRNMLMRGFTTVRDTGGGDWGMQVASETGLVEGPRLFISGQAISQTGGHGDFRNRTQTEIECGCCSGLTYTTRIVDGVPEMIRAVRDELRKGANQIKIMVSGGVASQSDPLDSLQFRLDEIAAATEEARNWGSYVCAHAYSAEAVKRAVGQGVRSIEHGNLIDQEAVDLMKEKGAFLVPTLVAYDAMRRRGRDFGLTEYSLAKNEVVLEAGLRSLDMCRKTGVPICYGSDLLGQLQDDQSREFLIRSEVMPATEVIQSATVVNARLLQREGQLGELVPGAYADLLVVDGDPTRDLSLFQDQGAHIPAIMKAGRFYKNALGA; encoded by the coding sequence ATGAGTGGCATTCTGTTCACCGGCGGCCGGTTTCTCGATGTGCGCGCAGGCGTGGTGAAGGACGGCATCGACCTGCTGGTCGAGGGCGACCGGATCAAGGAAGTGAGCGACACGCCGATCAAGGCCGCGACGGCCCGGCGGGTCGATCTCGGCGGCAAGGTGCTGATGCCGGGCCTGATCGACGCCCATATCCATATCTTCCTGTCGGAAGTGAACATCCAGCACCTGGCGGGCGTGCCGCTGACGCTGCTTGCCGCCAAGGCGGGCGTGATGATGCGCAACATGCTGATGCGCGGCTTCACGACCGTGCGCGACACCGGCGGCGGCGACTGGGGCATGCAGGTTGCCTCCGAGACCGGCCTGGTCGAAGGGCCGCGTCTCTTCATCTCGGGCCAGGCGATCAGCCAGACCGGTGGTCACGGCGATTTCCGGAACCGGACCCAGACCGAGATCGAATGCGGCTGCTGCTCGGGCCTGACATACACGACGCGCATCGTGGACGGCGTGCCGGAGATGATCCGTGCCGTGCGCGACGAGCTGAGAAAAGGTGCTAACCAGATCAAGATCATGGTCTCGGGCGGCGTCGCCTCGCAGTCCGATCCGCTCGACAGCCTGCAGTTCCGCCTGGACGAGATCGCGGCCGCGACCGAAGAGGCGCGGAATTGGGGCTCCTATGTCTGCGCCCATGCCTATTCGGCCGAGGCGGTGAAGCGCGCCGTCGGCCAGGGCGTGCGCTCGATCGAGCACGGCAACCTGATCGACCAGGAAGCCGTCGACCTGATGAAGGAAAAAGGCGCCTTCCTGGTGCCGACGCTCGTCGCCTATGACGCGATGCGCCGGCGCGGCCGGGACTTCGGCTTGACCGAATACAGCCTCGCCAAGAACGAGGTCGTGCTCGAGGCCGGCTTGCGCTCGCTCGACATGTGCCGCAAGACCGGTGTGCCGATCTGCTACGGCAGCGACCTCCTGGGTCAGCTGCAGGACGACCAGTCGCGCGAGTTCCTGATCCGCAGCGAGGTCATGCCGGCCACCGAGGTCATCCAGTCGGCGACGGTCGTCAATGCCCGCCTGCTGCAGCGCGAGGGGCAGCTGGGCGAGCTCGTGCCCGGCGCCTATGCCGACCTGCTCGTGGTCGATGGCGACCCGACCCGGGACCTCAGCCTGTTCCAGGACCAGGGTGCCCATATCCCGGCCATCATGAAGGCCGGCCGTTTCTACAAGAACGCGCTCGGCGCCTGA
- a CDS encoding 4-hydroxyproline epimerase, which produces MPTFGGVPEGRHTFSCIDGHTCGNPVRLVTGGGPLLKGATMSERRQDFLARFDWVRRALMFEPRGHDVMSGSILYPPTRADCDIAILFIEVSGCLPMCGHGTIGTVTMALENGLVTPAVEGTLRLDAPAGPVTATYVRDGAHIDSVRIRNVPSFLAAADLKIEVEGLGELVVDIAYGGNFYAIVEPQKNYAGIDALGAGKIVSLSPRVRAAVNRAFDAVHPLDPTIRGVGHVQWTDKPQNARAHARNAVFYGDKAIDRSPCGTGTSARMAQLVARGRLAVGQDFIHESIIGTLFEGRVEAADRIGTTDAIVPSIAGWARQHGLNTIFVDSRDPLAGGFQLA; this is translated from the coding sequence ATGCCGACCTTCGGCGGCGTGCCGGAAGGCCGGCACACATTCTCGTGCATCGACGGCCACACCTGCGGCAACCCGGTCCGCCTGGTCACGGGCGGCGGCCCCCTGCTCAAGGGGGCGACCATGAGCGAGCGGCGCCAGGATTTCCTGGCCCGCTTCGACTGGGTCCGGCGCGCGCTGATGTTCGAGCCGCGCGGCCATGACGTCATGTCCGGCTCGATCCTCTATCCGCCGACGCGGGCGGATTGCGACATCGCGATCCTGTTCATCGAGGTCTCGGGCTGCCTGCCCATGTGCGGCCACGGCACGATCGGCACGGTCACCATGGCGCTCGAGAACGGCCTCGTGACGCCGGCCGTCGAAGGCACGCTCCGGCTCGACGCGCCCGCCGGTCCCGTGACCGCGACCTATGTGCGCGACGGCGCCCATATCGACAGCGTGCGCATCCGCAACGTGCCGTCGTTCCTCGCCGCCGCCGACCTCAAGATCGAGGTCGAGGGGCTGGGCGAGCTCGTGGTCGACATCGCCTATGGCGGCAATTTCTATGCGATCGTCGAGCCGCAGAAGAATTACGCCGGCATCGATGCGCTCGGCGCAGGCAAGATCGTGAGCCTGAGCCCGCGCGTGCGCGCCGCGGTCAACCGGGCGTTCGACGCGGTCCATCCACTCGACCCGACGATCCGCGGCGTCGGCCACGTACAATGGACCGACAAGCCGCAGAACGCCCGCGCCCATGCCCGCAATGCGGTGTTCTATGGCGACAAGGCGATCGACCGCTCGCCGTGCGGCACCGGCACTTCAGCCCGCATGGCGCAGTTGGTGGCACGCGGCCGTCTCGCGGTCGGCCAGGACTTCATCCACGAGAGCATCATCGGCACGCTGTTCGAAGGCCGGGTCGAGGCCGCCGACCGGATCGGCACGACGGATGCGATCGTGCCCAGCATCGCCGGCTGGGCGCGGCAGCACGGGCTCAATACGATCTTCGTCGACAGCCGCGATCCGCTTGCCGGCGGCTTCCAGCTCGCCTGA
- a CDS encoding GntR family transcriptional regulator, translating into MAVTATVSRAQVSRARGGTLKRQTVTEAAAEAIRERILAGDYAEGESLRQDALAAELGVSRIPIREAFRQLEAEGLVTLHAHRGAVVSALSLDEIAELFDLRALLEPDLLARAIPNMTEGDLAAAERILQSYENALNDADVHAWGEMNSEFHLTLYRPAGRSRSLGMVQSLLGNTDRYTRLQLVLTSGVERARAEHAQLLKLCRQRNAQEAGDLVRRHVHSAGEDLLAFLRQHRPG; encoded by the coding sequence GTGGCTGTAACGGCGACGGTTTCACGGGCGCAGGTGTCCCGGGCGCGCGGCGGGACGCTGAAGCGGCAGACGGTGACGGAGGCCGCGGCCGAGGCGATCCGCGAGCGCATCCTCGCCGGCGACTATGCCGAGGGCGAGAGCCTGCGCCAGGACGCGCTCGCGGCCGAACTGGGCGTCAGCCGCATCCCGATCCGCGAGGCGTTCCGGCAGCTCGAGGCCGAGGGGCTGGTGACGCTGCACGCTCATCGCGGCGCCGTGGTCTCGGCCCTGTCCTTGGACGAGATCGCCGAGCTGTTCGACCTTCGGGCGCTTCTGGAGCCCGACCTCTTGGCGCGCGCGATCCCGAACATGACGGAGGGCGACCTCGCCGCGGCGGAACGGATCCTGCAGAGCTACGAGAATGCGCTCAACGACGCCGACGTCCATGCCTGGGGCGAGATGAATTCCGAATTCCATCTGACGCTCTATCGGCCGGCCGGCCGCAGCCGCTCGCTGGGCATGGTCCAGAGTTTGCTTGGCAATACCGATCGCTACACGCGGCTGCAGCTGGTGCTGACCAGCGGCGTCGAGCGCGCCCGGGCCGAACATGCCCAATTGTTGAAACTCTGCCGGCAGCGCAATGCTCAGGAAGCGGGCGATCTAGTGCGCCGGCATGTGCACAGCGCCGGCGAGGATCTGCTGGCGTTCCTGCGGCAGCATCGTCCTGGCTAG
- a CDS encoding dihydrodipicolinate synthase family protein, whose protein sequence is MAKQVTWTGVFPAVTTQFHADDSIDFAATQKVVRALVADGIDGLIACGSVGENSALTAGEKREVVAAIKEAAAGKVPVITGVAENSTKAAETYARDVEKLGADGLMLMPPMVYSASPREIVAFFKSVAAVSDLPIMIYNNPPAYRNDVTPAMVQQLTDVDTIVAIKESSGDTRRFVDLQNLIGDRFQLFCGLDDVILETGTLGAVGWISGLSNVFPVECHRLFTMVREGRAQQAMPLYRWLMPLLHLDARADLVQCIKLCEQIMGRGSERTRPPRLMLEGAERALVEGLMKTALETRARIAEIA, encoded by the coding sequence ATGGCGAAGCAGGTCACTTGGACGGGCGTTTTCCCGGCGGTCACGACCCAGTTCCATGCCGATGACAGCATCGATTTCGCGGCGACCCAGAAGGTCGTGCGCGCTCTTGTCGCGGACGGCATCGACGGGCTCATCGCCTGCGGCTCGGTCGGCGAGAACTCGGCACTGACCGCCGGCGAGAAGCGCGAGGTCGTGGCGGCCATCAAGGAGGCGGCGGCCGGCAAGGTGCCGGTCATCACCGGCGTCGCGGAGAATTCGACGAAGGCAGCCGAGACCTATGCCCGCGACGTCGAGAAGCTCGGCGCGGATGGGCTCATGCTGATGCCGCCGATGGTCTATTCGGCGAGCCCGCGCGAGATCGTCGCCTTCTTCAAGAGCGTCGCCGCCGTCTCCGACCTGCCGATCATGATCTACAACAACCCGCCGGCCTATCGGAACGACGTGACGCCGGCAATGGTCCAGCAGCTGACCGACGTCGACACGATCGTCGCGATCAAGGAATCCTCGGGCGACACGCGCCGCTTCGTCGATCTGCAGAACCTGATCGGCGACCGGTTCCAGCTGTTCTGCGGCTTGGACGACGTGATCCTCGAGACCGGCACCTTGGGCGCCGTCGGCTGGATCTCGGGTCTGTCCAACGTCTTCCCGGTCGAGTGCCACCGGCTCTTCACCATGGTGCGCGAGGGCCGTGCCCAGCAGGCGATGCCGCTCTATCGCTGGCTGATGCCGCTCCTGCACCTGGATGCCCGCGCCGACCTCGTGCAATGCATCAAGCTGTGCGAGCAGATCATGGGCCGCGGCTCCGAGCGGACCCGCCCGCCGCGCCTGATGCTGGAAGGTGCCGAGCGCGCCTTGGTCGAGGGCCTGATGAAGACGGCGCTCGAAACGAGGGCCCGGATCGCGGAGATCGCCTGA
- a CDS encoding extracellular solute-binding protein, which translates to MTGNITRRRFVQGLGAGAAVAGLAPRTGLIGQAEAAGGQVIVGTWGGDYQNLMDQYIAKPLMGPTGYQIVFDTGMDTARKTKLLAEKPLPRGSMDVVALTHSGSYEMWKNGTLLELDTKKIPNAVHILDKLKTPYAVPHIYTGRVILYNPKYVKEKPTSYNDLWNPAYNGKVGVIDIQYQTTIESAAMIAGGSLSNYEPGKAKLLELKKQGVKIYPTNEAMASALKTEEVWMCIMWKARGVMWQNAGIPIEMANPKEGIVLYVSDQVVAKNARNKDGAYAWVNALLDPSAQVQFARGMGYNPTVSNVEIPADLKARIDFPPDVIYLAQDQDYLAKNDAALKDWWDKEFKA; encoded by the coding sequence ATGACGGGGAACATTACGCGGCGTCGTTTCGTGCAAGGGCTGGGAGCAGGGGCCGCAGTCGCCGGCCTGGCACCCAGGACCGGGCTGATCGGACAGGCGGAGGCGGCTGGCGGGCAGGTGATCGTCGGCACCTGGGGCGGCGACTACCAGAACCTGATGGATCAATACATCGCCAAGCCGCTCATGGGCCCGACCGGCTACCAGATCGTCTTCGACACAGGCATGGACACGGCGCGCAAGACCAAGCTCCTGGCCGAGAAGCCGTTGCCGCGCGGCTCGATGGACGTGGTGGCGCTGACCCATTCGGGCAGCTACGAGATGTGGAAGAACGGCACGCTCCTGGAGCTCGACACCAAGAAGATCCCGAATGCCGTCCACATCCTGGACAAGCTCAAGACCCCCTATGCGGTGCCGCACATCTATACCGGCCGCGTCATCCTCTATAACCCGAAGTACGTGAAGGAGAAGCCGACCAGCTACAACGACCTGTGGAACCCGGCCTATAACGGCAAGGTCGGCGTCATCGACATCCAATACCAGACGACGATCGAATCGGCCGCCATGATCGCCGGCGGCTCGCTGTCGAACTACGAGCCGGGAAAGGCGAAGCTGCTCGAGCTCAAGAAGCAGGGCGTCAAGATCTACCCGACCAACGAGGCCATGGCGTCGGCGCTCAAGACCGAAGAGGTCTGGATGTGCATCATGTGGAAGGCGCGCGGCGTCATGTGGCAGAACGCCGGCATCCCGATCGAGATGGCCAATCCCAAGGAAGGGATCGTGCTCTATGTCTCGGACCAGGTCGTCGCCAAGAACGCGCGCAACAAGGACGGCGCCTATGCCTGGGTGAACGCGCTGCTCGATCCGTCGGCCCAGGTCCAGTTCGCCCGCGGCATGGGCTACAACCCGACCGTCAGCAATGTCGAGATCCCGGCCGACCTGAAGGCACGCATCGATTTCCCGCCTGACGTCATCTACCTGGCGCAAGACCAGGACTATCTCGCCAAGAACGACGCGGCGCTCAAGGACTGGTGGGACAAGGAATTCAAGGCCTGA